One region of Minwuia thermotolerans genomic DNA includes:
- the argC gene encoding N-acetyl-gamma-glutamyl-phosphate reductase, translated as MSENAEKKIRIGILGASGYTGGDLVRLLVRHPFAEIAFMTADRHAGKSMDTVFPHLFGQELPPLISVDEIEWGLVDVDVVFCCLPHGTTQEIVRQILTENETIRVIDLSADFRLDDTDVYAEWYGHEHYATDIQPMAVYGLPEYYRERVAKSRLVANPGCYPTAALLGLLPLVEQGLIDTTDVIIDAKSGVTGAGRGLKENLLFGEVAEGIHPYSVASHRHAPEIEQEIAKHAHGAETHVNFTPHLMPMNRGELCTCYVRMTGGATVADLRRTFEARFAGEPFVSIVPEGVTPATRHVRGSNYCLVGLYQDRIPNRAIVVAVIDNLVKGSSGEAIQNMNLMFGLSELTGLEQAPLFP; from the coding sequence ATGAGCGAGAACGCGGAGAAGAAGATCAGGATCGGCATACTCGGCGCCAGCGGCTACACCGGCGGCGATCTGGTGCGCCTGCTGGTCCGACATCCCTTCGCGGAGATCGCCTTCATGACCGCCGACCGCCATGCCGGCAAGTCCATGGATACGGTCTTCCCGCACCTGTTCGGCCAGGAACTGCCGCCGCTGATTTCCGTCGACGAGATCGAGTGGGGGCTGGTCGATGTCGATGTCGTCTTCTGCTGCCTGCCCCACGGCACGACGCAGGAGATCGTCAGGCAGATCCTGACGGAGAACGAGACGATCCGCGTGATCGACCTCTCGGCGGACTTCCGGCTCGACGACACCGATGTCTACGCCGAATGGTACGGCCACGAACACTACGCGACCGACATCCAGCCGATGGCGGTCTACGGCCTGCCGGAATACTACCGCGAACGGGTGGCGAAGAGCCGCCTGGTCGCCAATCCGGGCTGCTATCCCACCGCGGCTCTGCTCGGCCTGCTGCCGCTGGTGGAGCAGGGCCTGATCGACACCACGGACGTCATCATCGACGCCAAGTCGGGTGTGACAGGCGCCGGGCGCGGGCTGAAGGAGAACCTGCTGTTCGGCGAGGTGGCCGAGGGCATCCATCCCTATTCGGTGGCCAGCCACCGCCACGCGCCGGAGATCGAGCAGGAGATCGCCAAGCACGCCCACGGCGCGGAGACGCACGTCAATTTCACACCGCATCTGATGCCGATGAACCGGGGCGAGCTCTGCACGTGCTATGTCCGGATGACCGGCGGCGCGACGGTGGCCGACCTGCGCCGGACCTTCGAGGCGCGCTTCGCGGGCGAGCCCTTCGTCTCCATCGTGCCGGAAGGGGTGACGCCTGCAACACGGCACGTGCGCGGTTCCAACTACTGCCTGGTCGGGCTCTACCAGGACCGGATCCCGAACCGCGCCATCGTGGTCGCGGTGATCGACAATCTGGTCAAGGGCTCCTCGGGCGAGGCGATCCAGAACATGAACCTGATGTTCGGCCTCTCGGAGCTGACCGGCCTGGAGCAGGCGCCGCTGTTTCCGTAA
- a CDS encoding DUF4238 domain-containing protein — MGEPKRHHYIPVFYLKRWCSADGMLCEFSKPYGQRVNPQRKHPSATGYSQELYTIREYNSEFAQQIESKFFRKVDSLAADALLEMENRGNEARWNSGMRSAWSRFLISLLMRCPEDLELFRESWQQSLFENNEEFEKKYKNHRKVGDPETFSEFIHSRSIGEAEFDLFNSYIQLIDHKNLGEKMNEMVWKVIDLKYSSKTLFTSDRPVIRTNGLAREGGHIILPIGPRRLFLASPLLKTVEKIESIKHSLLARELNSQVVTSAVKYVYDTTDRSLPFIQKSMLTVHQNRLMESVLRS; from the coding sequence ATGGGTGAGCCGAAGCGGCATCACTATATCCCAGTATTCTACTTGAAACGTTGGTGTTCTGCCGACGGCATGCTCTGCGAATTCAGTAAACCCTATGGGCAAAGGGTAAATCCTCAGCGAAAACACCCGTCTGCGACCGGATACTCCCAAGAATTATATACAATACGAGAGTATAATTCGGAATTTGCGCAGCAGATTGAAAGTAAATTTTTTAGGAAGGTGGACAGTCTGGCTGCTGATGCACTGCTCGAGATGGAAAATAGGGGAAACGAAGCCCGGTGGAATTCTGGAATGAGATCTGCTTGGTCTAGGTTTTTGATTTCATTGTTGATGAGATGTCCCGAAGATTTAGAGCTATTTAGGGAAAGTTGGCAGCAATCATTATTTGAAAATAATGAGGAATTTGAAAAAAAATATAAAAATCATAGAAAAGTTGGAGATCCAGAAACATTTTCAGAATTTATTCATTCAAGATCCATTGGGGAGGCAGAATTTGATCTTTTTAACTCATATATACAACTAATAGATCATAAGAATCTTGGAGAAAAAATGAATGAAATGGTATGGAAGGTAATTGACTTAAAATACTCTAGCAAAACTTTATTTACTTCAGATCGCCCTGTGATTCGTACAAATGGGCTTGCTCGAGAGGGTGGTCATATTATATTACCGATTGGCCCGAGAAGGCTCTTCTTGGCGTCACCCTTGTTAAAAACAGTAGAAAAAATAGAAAGTATAAAACATTCTCTCCTCGCTAGGGAGTTGAATAGTCAAGTTGTGACGAGTGCCGTAAAATATGTCTACGATACGACTGATCGTTCTTTGCCATTTATTCAAAAATCTATGTTAACAGTACATCAAAATCGTCTGATGGAGTCTGTCTTGCGATCATGA
- a CDS encoding TIGR03617 family F420-dependent LLM class oxidoreductase — protein MKVYYTMPRMSLGQAAAAARKAEELGYDGVVTTETNRDPFLPLAVAATVTRKMDLVTGVAIAFPRSPMVVAEMGWDLQEESGGRFILGLGSQVKGHNERRFSVPWSAPAPRLKEYVQSLRAIWQCWAGGGKDLAYIGKHYSFTLMTPNFTPPPMGHVGAPVTIAAVGPAMLRVAGEVCDGARLHGFCTRKYYENVISKEIGTGFERAGGRARGNFEISGGGFIATGPDEEKTQKMYEWVRYRVAFYGSTRTYWPVFEQHDLLDLGEKLHRLSVQQRWDEMAKEVPDDVVDLFCARGTWANIAGAIEKRFGGMADVVSIQSEMGDDSPMFDPGLIQDIRRIATPFRGFDLPKAA, from the coding sequence ATGAAGGTCTATTACACCATGCCGCGCATGTCGCTCGGCCAGGCGGCCGCGGCCGCGCGCAAGGCCGAGGAACTGGGCTATGACGGGGTGGTCACGACGGAGACCAACCGCGATCCGTTCCTGCCGCTGGCGGTCGCCGCGACCGTGACCCGGAAGATGGACCTGGTGACCGGCGTCGCGATCGCCTTCCCGCGCAGCCCCATGGTCGTCGCCGAGATGGGCTGGGACCTGCAGGAGGAATCCGGCGGGCGTTTCATCCTCGGCCTCGGCAGCCAGGTGAAGGGCCACAACGAGCGCCGCTTCTCCGTGCCCTGGTCGGCGCCGGCGCCCCGACTGAAGGAATACGTCCAGTCGCTCCGCGCCATCTGGCAGTGCTGGGCCGGGGGCGGCAAGGACCTCGCCTATATCGGCAAGCACTATTCCTTCACCCTGATGACGCCCAACTTCACGCCGCCGCCCATGGGCCATGTCGGCGCGCCGGTGACCATCGCCGCCGTCGGCCCGGCCATGCTGCGCGTCGCCGGCGAGGTCTGCGACGGCGCGCGCCTGCACGGCTTCTGCACCCGCAAATACTACGAGAACGTCATCTCGAAGGAGATCGGGACCGGCTTCGAGCGCGCCGGCGGCCGCGCGCGGGGGAACTTCGAGATCTCCGGCGGGGGTTTCATCGCCACCGGTCCGGATGAGGAAAAGACCCAGAAGATGTACGAATGGGTCCGCTACCGCGTCGCCTTCTACGGCTCCACCCGGACCTACTGGCCGGTCTTCGAGCAGCACGACCTGCTGGACCTCGGCGAGAAGCTGCACCGCCTGTCGGTGCAACAGCGCTGGGACGAGATGGCGAAGGAAGTGCCCGACGACGTGGTCGACCTGTTCTGCGCCCGCGGCACCTGGGCGAACATCGCCGGGGCCATCGAGAAGCGTTTCGGCGGCATGGCCGACGTGGTCTCCATCCAGTCGGAGATGGGCGACGATTCGCCGATGTTCGATCCCGGTCTGATCCAGGACATCCGGCGCATCGCGACGCCGTTCAGGGGCTTCGACCTGCCGAAGGCGGCGTGA
- the cofC gene encoding 2-phospho-L-lactate guanylyltransferase has product MWIILPIKNLDQAKQRLSGALTPAERRRLFETMLEDVLSEARKVAAADGVLIVSREPKARELADRHGAELLVEPQNEGQSTAVQRGVLWAMARESRGVITLPGDAPGLRAGEIDELVLLNGHDARSVTLSPSHDRRGTNCIVATPPDIIPFHFGHDSFKPHCEEAEKAGVTAKIRPLPGIGLDIDTPEDVLKFLEMAPQTRTLHFLQESGIAERLRADRDKDQTA; this is encoded by the coding sequence ATGTGGATCATCCTGCCGATCAAGAACCTTGATCAGGCCAAGCAGCGCCTGTCCGGCGCCCTGACGCCGGCGGAACGCCGCCGCCTGTTCGAGACCATGCTGGAGGACGTCCTGTCCGAGGCCCGCAAGGTCGCCGCGGCCGATGGCGTACTGATCGTCAGCCGGGAGCCGAAGGCGCGCGAGCTGGCCGACCGCCATGGCGCGGAGCTGCTGGTGGAGCCGCAGAACGAGGGCCAGTCGACGGCCGTGCAGCGCGGCGTCCTGTGGGCCATGGCGCGGGAGAGCCGGGGCGTCATCACCCTGCCCGGCGATGCGCCGGGGCTGCGCGCCGGCGAGATCGACGAGCTGGTGCTGCTGAACGGCCATGACGCGCGTTCGGTGACGCTTTCGCCCAGCCACGACCGGCGCGGCACCAACTGCATCGTGGCGACGCCGCCCGACATCATTCCCTTCCATTTCGGCCATGACAGCTTCAAACCCCATTGCGAGGAGGCCGAGAAGGCGGGCGTGACGGCGAAGATTCGGCCGCTGCCGGGCATCGGGCTGGATATCGATACGCCCGAGGACGTGCTGAAGTTCCTCGAAATGGCGCCGCAGACCCGCACGCTCCACTTTCTGCAGGAAAGCGGCATCGCCGAACGGCTCCGGGCCGACCGCGACAAGGACCAGACCGCATGA
- the cofH gene encoding 5-amino-6-(D-ribitylamino)uracil--L-tyrosine 4-hydroxyphenyl transferase CofH, with protein sequence MNGVIEGALAGRRPDEREARALLDAAPEDMLAAAAELRDRGHGDTVTYSRKVFIPLTHLCRDVCHYCTFAEPPRKGEAAFLSPEQVLEIAAKGAAAGCAEALFTLGDKPELRYRAAREALERLGYATTLDYLAAMADLVFDETGLLPHLNPGLMSLEELKRLREVSVSMGIMLESDSEKLLERGQPHFGSPDKIPARRIECMDAAGEAAVPFTSGILIGIGESRVDRISSLLRLRELDDRHGHIQEIIVQNFRAKPDTKMKHAPEPGLDELLWTIAAARLIFGPAMHIQAPPNLSPGVLPQLVGAGIDDWGGVSPVTPDFVNPEAPWPHLEKLAEETEKAGKQLVQRLPVYAEYALKPERWLDKRFVKPVLDRIDGQGLVRADSWSPGDHDAVPELPAVQPSDRLAPVLDRAMAGKVPSEAEIVRLFQARGADFLAVTRAADELRRDVSGDSVSYVVTRNINYTNVCYFKCQFCAFSKGKLSENLRGRPYDIGLDEIDRRVREAWERGATEVCMQGGIHPDYTGETYLEIARAVKRAAPEMHVHAFSPLEVHQGAATLGVPLAEFVRSLKEAGLGTLPGTAAEVLDDEVREVLCPDKLRTEQWLDVMRAAHGAGFRTTATIMFGHVDRYPNWARHLLALRDLQAETGGFTEFVPLPFVHMEAPIYLKGRARRGPTFREAVLMHAIPRLVFHGLIGNIQTSWVKMGPEGVKTCLNAGANDLGGTLMNETITRAAGATYGEEMPPEAMETLIRAAGRTPRQRTTTYADAPEAQVRRSFGARPLADVVNTPAARYERGRRPQKLIRPGLA encoded by the coding sequence ATGAATGGCGTGATCGAGGGGGCGCTGGCCGGCCGCCGGCCGGACGAACGGGAGGCCCGCGCGCTGCTGGATGCGGCGCCGGAGGACATGCTGGCCGCCGCCGCCGAGCTGCGCGACCGCGGCCATGGCGACACGGTGACCTATTCGCGCAAGGTCTTCATCCCGCTAACCCATCTCTGCCGCGACGTCTGCCACTACTGCACCTTCGCCGAGCCGCCCCGGAAGGGCGAGGCGGCCTTCCTGTCGCCCGAACAGGTTCTCGAGATCGCCGCCAAGGGCGCGGCGGCCGGCTGCGCCGAGGCGCTGTTCACGCTCGGCGACAAGCCCGAACTGCGTTACCGCGCCGCGCGCGAGGCGCTGGAGCGGCTGGGCTACGCGACGACGCTCGACTACCTGGCCGCGATGGCCGATCTGGTTTTCGACGAGACCGGCCTGCTGCCGCATCTCAATCCCGGCCTGATGAGCCTGGAGGAACTGAAGCGCCTGCGCGAGGTCTCGGTTTCCATGGGGATCATGCTGGAGAGCGATTCGGAGAAGCTGCTGGAGCGCGGCCAGCCGCATTTCGGCTCCCCCGACAAGATTCCGGCGCGGCGGATCGAGTGCATGGACGCCGCCGGCGAGGCCGCCGTGCCGTTCACCTCCGGCATCCTGATCGGCATTGGGGAGAGCCGCGTCGACCGCATATCCTCGCTGCTCCGCCTGCGCGAGCTGGACGACCGTCACGGCCACATCCAGGAGATCATCGTCCAGAACTTCCGCGCCAAGCCGGACACCAAGATGAAGCATGCGCCGGAGCCGGGTCTGGACGAACTGCTCTGGACCATCGCCGCGGCGCGGCTGATCTTCGGACCGGCCATGCACATTCAGGCGCCGCCCAATCTCAGCCCCGGCGTGCTGCCGCAGCTTGTCGGCGCCGGCATCGACGACTGGGGCGGGGTGAGCCCCGTCACCCCCGACTTCGTCAATCCGGAAGCGCCCTGGCCGCATCTGGAGAAGCTGGCCGAGGAGACGGAGAAGGCCGGCAAGCAACTGGTTCAGCGACTGCCGGTCTATGCCGAATACGCGCTGAAGCCGGAGCGCTGGCTGGACAAGCGCTTCGTCAAGCCGGTGCTGGACCGCATCGACGGTCAGGGACTGGTGCGCGCGGATTCCTGGTCGCCCGGCGACCACGACGCCGTGCCCGAATTGCCGGCGGTCCAGCCGTCGGACCGGCTCGCGCCGGTCCTGGACCGGGCGATGGCCGGCAAGGTCCCGTCGGAAGCGGAGATCGTGCGCCTTTTCCAGGCGCGCGGCGCGGATTTCCTGGCGGTGACCCGGGCGGCGGACGAACTGCGCCGCGACGTCAGCGGTGATAGCGTTTCCTACGTCGTCACCCGCAACATCAACTACACGAACGTCTGCTACTTCAAATGCCAGTTCTGCGCGTTCTCCAAGGGCAAGCTGTCGGAGAACCTGCGCGGGCGGCCCTATGACATCGGCCTCGACGAGATCGACCGCCGCGTCCGGGAGGCCTGGGAGCGCGGCGCGACCGAAGTCTGCATGCAGGGCGGCATCCACCCCGACTATACCGGCGAGACCTATCTGGAGATCGCCCGCGCGGTGAAGCGCGCCGCGCCGGAGATGCACGTCCACGCCTTTTCGCCGCTGGAGGTCCACCAGGGCGCCGCCACGCTCGGCGTGCCGCTGGCCGAGTTCGTCCGGTCGCTCAAGGAAGCCGGCCTCGGCACCCTGCCGGGCACGGCGGCCGAGGTGCTGGACGACGAGGTCCGCGAAGTGCTCTGCCCCGACAAGCTCCGTACCGAACAGTGGCTGGACGTGATGCGCGCCGCCCATGGCGCCGGGTTCCGCACCACGGCCACGATCATGTTCGGCCATGTGGACCGCTACCCCAACTGGGCGCGCCACCTGCTGGCGCTGAGGGATCTGCAGGCGGAGACCGGCGGCTTCACCGAGTTCGTGCCGCTGCCCTTCGTGCACATGGAAGCGCCGATCTACCTCAAGGGCCGGGCCCGGCGGGGGCCGACCTTCCGCGAGGCGGTGCTGATGCACGCGATTCCGCGGCTCGTCTTCCACGGCCTGATCGGCAACATCCAGACGAGCTGGGTCAAGATGGGGCCGGAAGGCGTGAAGACCTGTCTCAACGCCGGCGCCAACGATCTGGGCGGCACGCTGATGAACGAGACCATCACCCGCGCCGCCGGCGCCACCTATGGCGAGGAAATGCCGCCCGAGGCGATGGAGACGCTGATCCGCGCCGCCGGCCGCACGCCCAGGCAGCGCACGACGACATATGCGGACGCGCCCGAGGCGCAGGTCCGGCGCTCCTTCGGCGCCCGGCCGCTGGCCGATGTGGTCAACACGCCCGCCGCCCGCTACGAGCGCGGCCGCCGCCCCCAGAAGCTGATCCGGCCTGGCCTGGCCTAG
- a CDS encoding HlyD family type I secretion periplasmic adaptor subunit has product MSSQDRSKGPQYTEFLPEAQAISESRHSPLATVLVMVVAGFFVAIILWATLAQVDQAVVAPGEVRPGGRVKVVNHPEGGAVAEILVRDGDLVVEGQALMILDESLLRAEERRLRGDLLTLEAELARLEAEAGGDAAISFSDEVMAERPDLVATHSRLFEARRDALQSQRESADREIEQRQSEINTLRVRIGTLTESARVLEDQVASLQKLTDKGHFPFLRFQSIQRQLNETLGDLQETRESLESAQSALSAARSRRREIDETGRGNVLADLAEARGARDRTAAALDQAETRLDRTVIRSPVDGYVQNLAVNNPGQAVRPNEPLASIVPEADNLVIEARVANRDIGAIEPGQPAVVKVRAYDFIKYGTLEGTVERVARDANRDQDTGQVFFNVEIRTDRTHLGAAPGVNEVRPGMEVDAEMKTGSRSVLSFLTDRVIGTADEAFRER; this is encoded by the coding sequence ATGTCCAGTCAAGACCGGTCCAAAGGGCCCCAGTACACCGAATTCCTGCCCGAAGCGCAGGCGATCAGCGAAAGCCGGCACTCGCCGCTCGCCACGGTGCTGGTCATGGTCGTCGCGGGCTTCTTCGTGGCGATCATCCTCTGGGCGACGCTGGCGCAGGTCGATCAGGCCGTCGTCGCGCCCGGCGAGGTGCGGCCCGGCGGCCGCGTGAAGGTGGTCAACCACCCTGAGGGCGGGGCCGTCGCCGAGATCCTGGTCCGCGATGGCGATCTGGTGGTCGAAGGCCAGGCCCTGATGATCCTGGACGAAAGCCTGCTCCGCGCCGAGGAGCGCCGTCTGCGGGGCGACCTGCTGACCCTCGAAGCCGAACTCGCGCGGCTGGAGGCCGAGGCCGGCGGCGACGCCGCCATAAGCTTCAGCGACGAGGTGATGGCCGAGCGGCCGGACCTGGTGGCCACCCACTCGCGGCTGTTCGAGGCCCGGCGCGATGCGCTGCAGTCCCAGCGCGAAAGCGCCGACCGGGAGATCGAGCAGCGCCAGTCGGAGATCAACACGCTGCGCGTGCGCATCGGCACCCTGACCGAAAGCGCGCGGGTGCTGGAGGATCAGGTCGCCTCCTTGCAGAAGCTCACCGACAAGGGCCATTTCCCGTTCCTGCGCTTCCAGTCCATCCAGCGGCAGCTGAACGAGACGCTCGGCGACCTGCAGGAGACCCGGGAGTCGCTGGAATCGGCGCAGTCGGCGCTGTCAGCGGCGCGATCCCGCCGGCGCGAGATCGACGAGACCGGGCGCGGCAACGTGCTTGCCGACCTGGCCGAGGCCCGCGGCGCGCGCGACCGCACCGCCGCGGCGCTCGACCAGGCCGAGACGCGCCTGGACCGCACGGTCATCCGCAGCCCCGTCGACGGCTACGTCCAGAACCTGGCGGTCAACAATCCCGGCCAGGCGGTGCGGCCGAACGAGCCCCTCGCCTCCATCGTCCCGGAGGCGGACAACCTGGTCATCGAGGCCCGCGTGGCGAACCGCGACATCGGCGCCATTGAACCGGGACAGCCGGCGGTGGTGAAGGTCCGCGCCTACGACTTCATCAAGTACGGCACGCTGGAAGGCACGGTCGAGCGCGTCGCCCGGGACGCCAACCGGGACCAGGACACCGGACAGGTCTTCTTCAACGTCGAGATCCGCACCGACAGGACGCATCTGGGCGCGGCCCCGGGCGTCAACGAGGTCCGCCCCGGCATGGAGGTGGACGCGGAGATGAAGACCGGCAGCCGCTCCGTCCTTTCCTTCCTCACCGACCGGGTGATCGGCACCGCCGACGAGGCCTTCCGGGAGCGGTGA
- a CDS encoding peptidase domain-containing ABC transporter gives MAEDGDSTGDGWSRIGRITPTKRPATPEEAAEHRRRTAGAHLHVVASKPGARPVADLSEEAWRRPEPQRRAQAAPASENPPAGDAADTPPPPAAATGRPRIDALRRLLIRITRDLGRPIGAADIQAAAPGAGSPMTLDGFRLAAERLGFPVTEQAFDAGALRRLQAPFVILDAKDPSASRSVVRREGSGYLVYDPVREQTEVLDAGGVAALGRRALVVKAPQTGVKRQRDWRGHVVRKMRGVLLELGVASLLINLFALAAPLFIMTVFNKVVGSGGGAQSTLFSLTIGMVVIYLFDLILRIVRVYVSSHTGARVESLIGGELVHHLLRLPYKHFENTASGVISERMRQLDTIRSFFTGQMPLVIVDLLFVVVFLAALLLIEPLIALVVAVAIPIFVALSVATHGRQKKLTEQNFLGQAAKASALHETMANALTVKSLGLESEIERRWDHRLGLSAWTGYRSNSLAGVLSAIGQNLQQILSLVVIVIGALLIMSGDMSIGALIATNILATRAVAPMRQVVGAWHQVQEVRSAFERIDDIMSEEPEAEPGELSPGSPFEGKIAFENVSYRYADDLPFVLDNVTLEIGAGQVFGIIGPSGQGKTTLSKLIQGLYQPDHGRVLIDDTDISHLSPATLRRQIGVVPQDVQLFAGTVRENIAMGIDDKDPARVESVAKFVGAHEFIQRLPKGYDTVLSERGGGLSSGQRQLLAVARALIRNPKILIFDEATSALDPGSEERLIRAVNRARRGRTIILISHRMAPMAIADKVALVLEGRVERIGPPQEVIAFARSRMRDAAMPGQGGQGGQPAAGQSGDA, from the coding sequence ATGGCCGAGGATGGCGACAGCACCGGCGACGGCTGGTCGAGGATCGGCCGCATCACGCCGACGAAGCGGCCGGCCACGCCGGAGGAAGCGGCCGAGCACCGCCGGCGCACCGCCGGCGCGCATCTGCATGTCGTCGCCAGCAAGCCGGGCGCGCGCCCGGTCGCCGACCTGTCGGAGGAAGCCTGGCGGCGGCCCGAGCCACAGCGCCGTGCGCAGGCCGCGCCGGCCTCTGAGAACCCGCCCGCCGGAGACGCCGCCGATACGCCGCCGCCGCCGGCGGCAGCGACCGGCCGGCCGCGTATCGACGCTCTGCGCCGGCTGCTGATCCGCATCACCCGGGATCTGGGCCGGCCGATCGGCGCGGCCGACATCCAGGCCGCCGCGCCCGGCGCGGGCAGCCCCATGACGCTGGACGGCTTCCGCCTCGCCGCCGAGCGGCTTGGATTCCCGGTCACCGAACAGGCCTTCGACGCCGGCGCGCTGCGGCGCCTGCAGGCGCCCTTCGTGATCCTGGACGCGAAGGATCCTTCGGCCTCCCGCTCCGTGGTGCGGCGCGAGGGGTCGGGCTACCTCGTCTACGATCCGGTGCGCGAACAGACGGAGGTCCTGGACGCCGGCGGCGTCGCCGCCCTTGGCCGTCGGGCGCTGGTCGTCAAGGCGCCCCAGACCGGCGTCAAGCGCCAGCGCGACTGGCGCGGCCATGTCGTGCGCAAGATGCGCGGCGTGCTGCTGGAACTCGGCGTCGCGTCCTTGCTGATCAACCTGTTCGCGCTGGCCGCGCCGCTGTTCATCATGACCGTGTTCAACAAGGTCGTCGGTTCCGGCGGCGGGGCGCAGTCGACCCTGTTCTCGCTGACCATCGGCATGGTGGTGATCTACCTCTTCGATCTGATCCTGCGGATCGTGCGGGTCTATGTCTCCAGCCACACCGGCGCGCGGGTGGAGAGCCTGATCGGCGGCGAACTGGTCCATCACCTGCTGCGCCTGCCCTACAAGCATTTCGAGAACACCGCCTCCGGCGTCATCTCGGAGCGGATGCGCCAGCTCGACACCATCCGCAGCTTCTTCACCGGCCAGATGCCGCTGGTGATCGTCGACCTTCTGTTCGTCGTGGTCTTCCTCGCGGCGCTGCTGCTGATCGAGCCCCTGATCGCGCTGGTCGTCGCGGTGGCGATCCCGATCTTCGTCGCGCTGTCGGTGGCCACCCACGGCCGCCAGAAGAAACTGACCGAGCAGAACTTCCTCGGCCAGGCGGCCAAGGCGTCGGCCCTGCACGAGACCATGGCCAACGCGCTGACCGTGAAGTCGCTGGGTCTGGAATCGGAGATCGAGCGGCGCTGGGATCACCGTCTCGGCCTCTCGGCCTGGACCGGCTACCGCTCCAACAGCCTCGCCGGCGTGCTATCCGCCATCGGCCAGAACCTGCAGCAGATCCTCAGCCTGGTCGTCATCGTCATCGGCGCCCTGCTGATCATGTCGGGCGACATGTCGATCGGCGCGCTGATCGCCACCAACATCCTGGCGACGCGGGCGGTGGCACCCATGCGCCAGGTCGTCGGCGCCTGGCACCAGGTGCAGGAGGTCCGCTCGGCCTTCGAACGCATCGACGACATCATGTCGGAGGAGCCGGAGGCCGAGCCCGGCGAACTCAGCCCCGGTTCCCCCTTCGAGGGCAAGATCGCCTTCGAGAACGTCTCCTACCGCTATGCCGACGACCTGCCCTTCGTGCTCGACAATGTCACGCTGGAGATCGGCGCCGGCCAGGTCTTCGGCATCATCGGCCCCTCGGGCCAGGGCAAGACGACGCTGTCCAAGCTGATCCAGGGCCTCTACCAGCCCGATCACGGCCGGGTTCTGATCGACGACACCGACATCTCGCACCTGTCGCCGGCCACGCTGCGCCGCCAGATCGGCGTCGTGCCCCAGGACGTCCAGCTTTTTGCAGGCACGGTGCGCGAGAACATCGCCATGGGCATCGACGACAAGGATCCCGCGCGCGTCGAATCGGTCGCCAAGTTCGTCGGCGCGCACGAGTTCATCCAGCGCCTGCCCAAGGGCTACGACACGGTGCTGAGCGAGCGCGGCGGCGGCCTGTCGTCCGGTCAGCGCCAGCTTCTCGCCGTGGCGCGCGCGCTGATCCGCAATCCGAAGATCCTGATCTTCGACGAGGCCACCAGCGCACTCGATCCGGGCTCCGAGGAGCGGCTGATCCGCGCCGTCAACCGCGCCCGGCGCGGCCGCACCATCATCCTGATTTCCCACCGCATGGCGCCTATGGCCATCGCCGACAAGGTGGCGCTGGTGCTGGAGGGACGGGTCGAGCGCATCGGCCCGCCGCAGGAGGTCATCGCCTTCGCCCGCTCGCGCATGCGCGACGCCGCCATGCCCGGCCAGGGCGGCCAGGGCGGCCAGCCCGCCGCCGGCCAGTCCGGGGACGCCTGA